In Capsicum annuum cultivar UCD-10X-F1 chromosome 11, UCD10Xv1.1, whole genome shotgun sequence, one genomic interval encodes:
- the LOC107848239 gene encoding histone H4 — translation MSGRGKGGKGLGKGGAKRHRKVLRDNIQGITKPAIRRLARRGGVKRISGLIYEETRGVLKIFLENVIRDSVTYTEHARRKTVTAMDVVYALKRQGRTLYGFGG, via the coding sequence ATGTCCGGGCGTGGAAAGGGAGGAAAAGGATTGGGAAAAGGGGGAGCAAAACGTCACCGTAAGGTTCTCCGTGATAATATTCAGGGTATTACTAAGCCAGCTATTAGGCGATTGGCACGTAGAGGAGGTGTTAAGCGTATAAGTGGACTAATCTACGAGGAGACACGTGGTGTGTTGAAGATATTTTTGGAGAATGTGATACGTGATTCTGTTACTTATACTGAGCATGCTAGGAGGAAAACTGTTACTGCTATGGATGTTGTTTATGCATTGAAGAGGCAAGGAAGGACTCTCTATGGATTTGGTGGTTAG